Proteins encoded in a region of the Roseateles sp. SL47 genome:
- a CDS encoding TonB-dependent receptor plug domain-containing protein, producing the protein MNPTVACALRTSALAAALSAAWAQSALAQDTTTTASPPARAASGPATSSTTAPAASPAAPSAQTEAQGANNALPQVVVTGSRISRISKEGPSPVTVLKGDDLDRLGYRNVSDALSSLTENTGFTQGEDFGNTFTPAANAISLRGLGPNHTLVLVNGRRVADYPSPYNGSVNFVNIANIPSALIDRIEVLSGGASAVYGSDAIAGVVNIVLKKQVEGVTVNLRAGATERGGGENARAQVTGGFQSGRLSGVLGVELSGRQPIWSRQRDFMSDTTTQGAAPGVVIGRRNASTGRYLAPEDGCDSSSGLFEGSTSAYTSRTGVYCGSGRTSPSFWTTQTGNRSVQAAGGLTYALENGLELFAEGQFGWAHTENNTRGPSWTSQAAGLGYFRNATTGLLETWSRRISPEEIGDIDRYNRIWQDSTHNVVVGVRGDLSKTWTFELSAASAYYLNKTTTPRLLASVETLFLGPQLGTEADGTPIFAADPARLYRPLTEAEFNSVLGKSKGRNNSWNQQVSASASGEWLQLPAGPLRAAVVAEAGTQGFTNITDPRLGTGVFYNTSESPNIRGTRDRFAVGAELNAPITRQLTATLAGRYDRYHFAGRNDGSTTYNAGLEFRPIDTLLLRAQQSTSFRAPDMNYVFAAQTRGYYSSSTDYYRCAQAGQPLAQCDYADVSPGFNFVRTGSSDLKSERGRSWGLGAVWQPTSSFDASVDLWKIRINDLVTDLDANQVLRNEADCRTGQLDPQSPLCVDAISRVTRNPADALVRPGEVTLIRVNPINAAKESTWGFDLGARYSWTTQDWGRWTLTSKYTEVRDYRYQQSADDRDYNQVGTTDFTDWRNKFDASLTWKIGAWTHTLAAQRNSKIVREDQEGYLPAYWNFNASTTWQVTPKTTVSVTVNNLFDKIRKDPSATWPFYPVGYYFPYGRQGWVELEHRF; encoded by the coding sequence TTGAATCCGACCGTTGCATGTGCGCTCCGCACAAGCGCACTCGCTGCCGCCTTGTCCGCTGCATGGGCGCAGTCCGCCCTGGCACAGGACACCACCACCACGGCCAGCCCTCCGGCCCGCGCTGCCTCCGGCCCCGCCACGAGCTCGACCACCGCCCCGGCGGCTAGCCCGGCCGCTCCGTCCGCTCAGACCGAAGCCCAGGGCGCCAACAACGCCCTGCCGCAGGTGGTCGTCACCGGCTCGCGCATCTCCCGCATCAGCAAGGAGGGTCCCAGCCCGGTGACCGTGCTCAAGGGGGATGACCTGGACCGTCTCGGTTACCGCAATGTCTCCGATGCGCTGAGCAGCCTCACCGAAAACACCGGCTTCACCCAGGGCGAGGACTTCGGCAACACCTTCACCCCGGCGGCCAATGCCATCAGCCTGCGGGGCCTGGGCCCCAACCACACCCTGGTGCTGGTCAATGGCCGACGTGTGGCGGACTACCCCAGCCCCTACAACGGCTCGGTCAACTTCGTGAACATCGCCAACATCCCTTCGGCGCTGATCGACCGCATCGAGGTGCTGAGCGGCGGGGCCTCGGCCGTCTACGGCTCCGATGCCATCGCGGGTGTGGTCAACATCGTGCTGAAGAAGCAGGTGGAAGGCGTTACCGTGAACCTGCGCGCCGGGGCGACCGAACGCGGCGGCGGTGAGAACGCTCGCGCCCAGGTCACCGGCGGTTTCCAGTCCGGCCGGCTGAGCGGCGTCCTGGGTGTGGAATTGAGCGGACGCCAACCCATCTGGAGCCGCCAGCGCGACTTCATGTCCGACACCACCACACAAGGGGCGGCCCCCGGTGTGGTGATCGGCCGGCGCAATGCCAGCACCGGCCGCTATCTGGCCCCGGAGGACGGTTGTGACAGCAGCAGCGGGCTCTTTGAGGGTTCCACCTCGGCCTACACCTCCCGCACCGGTGTGTATTGCGGCAGCGGCCGCACCTCTCCCAGCTTCTGGACCACCCAGACCGGCAACCGCAGCGTGCAGGCGGCCGGTGGCCTGACCTATGCGCTGGAGAACGGCCTGGAGCTGTTTGCCGAAGGCCAGTTCGGCTGGGCCCACACCGAAAACAACACCCGCGGCCCGAGCTGGACCTCGCAGGCGGCCGGGCTGGGCTATTTCCGCAATGCCACCACCGGCCTGCTGGAGACCTGGAGTCGCCGCATCTCGCCGGAGGAAATCGGCGACATCGACCGCTACAACCGCATCTGGCAGGACTCCACCCACAACGTGGTGGTGGGCGTGCGCGGCGACCTGAGCAAGACCTGGACCTTTGAGCTCTCCGCTGCCAGTGCGTATTACCTCAACAAGACCACCACCCCGCGCCTGCTGGCCAGCGTGGAGACCCTCTTCCTCGGGCCGCAACTGGGCACTGAGGCGGACGGCACGCCGATCTTCGCGGCGGACCCTGCACGTCTGTATCGTCCGCTGACCGAAGCGGAGTTCAACAGCGTGCTGGGCAAGAGCAAGGGCCGCAACAACAGCTGGAACCAACAGGTCAGCGCCAGCGCCAGCGGTGAATGGCTGCAACTGCCGGCCGGGCCGCTGCGCGCCGCCGTGGTGGCTGAAGCGGGCACCCAGGGCTTCACCAACATCACCGATCCGCGCCTGGGGACCGGTGTGTTCTACAACACCTCCGAATCGCCCAACATCCGCGGCACACGGGACCGCTTTGCGGTGGGTGCGGAGCTGAATGCGCCCATCACACGCCAGCTCACCGCCACACTGGCCGGGCGGTACGACCGCTACCACTTCGCCGGACGCAACGACGGCAGCACCACCTACAACGCGGGCCTGGAGTTCCGCCCCATCGACACCCTGCTGCTGCGGGCCCAGCAGTCCACCAGCTTCCGTGCGCCGGACATGAACTACGTGTTTGCGGCGCAGACGCGGGGCTACTACTCGTCGTCCACCGACTACTACCGCTGCGCCCAGGCCGGTCAACCACTGGCCCAGTGCGACTACGCGGATGTCTCGCCCGGCTTCAACTTCGTGCGCACCGGCTCGTCGGATCTCAAGTCGGAACGGGGCCGTTCGTGGGGATTGGGCGCAGTGTGGCAGCCCACCAGCAGCTTTGATGCGTCGGTGGACCTGTGGAAGATCCGCATCAATGATCTGGTCACCGACCTCGACGCCAACCAGGTGCTGCGCAACGAGGCGGATTGCCGCACGGGTCAACTCGATCCCCAATCGCCGCTGTGCGTGGACGCCATCAGCCGCGTGACCCGCAACCCGGCCGATGCGCTGGTGCGGCCGGGCGAGGTCACCCTCATCCGCGTCAATCCGATCAATGCGGCCAAGGAATCCACCTGGGGCTTTGACCTGGGCGCGCGCTACAGCTGGACCACGCAGGACTGGGGCCGCTGGACGCTCACCAGCAAATACACGGAGGTGCGGGACTATCGCTATCAGCAATCCGCCGATGACCGCGACTACAACCAGGTGGGCACCACCGACTTCACCGACTGGCGCAACAAGTTCGACGCCAGCCTCACCTGGAAGATCGGCGCCTGGACCCACACGCTGGCGGCGCAGCGCAACAGCAAGATCGTGCGCGAGGATCAGGAAGGCTATCTGCCCGCCTACTGGAACTTCAACGCCAGCACGACGTGGCAGGTGACGCCCAAGACCACGGTCAGCGTGACGGTGAACAACCTGTTCGACAAGATTCGGAAGGACCCCAGCGCCACCTGGCCGTTCTATCCGGTGGGCTACTACTTCCCGTATGGGCGGCAGGGCTGGGTGGAGCTGGAGCACCGGTTCTGA
- a CDS encoding choice-of-anchor tandem repeat NxxGxxAF-containing protein, with product MPFPSRTLRLTVLAQNNAGIKDFRPYVPSINDAGVVAFQATLEDGHTAVLTHDGSGVTTVATTVSANSPVQCFSSHPDINSAGQICIYAHMTRGHDAVVMLEPDGRLLHTPVDGPLTGIGPLGPTMNESGGVAFRFTSAQGLASIGVWQDGHWRSTAQIGTQAVPLTSTPTANTSDAATRPSQPIDGDAGPDASNAGASNVRFSAFDGLPVVNAAGDVAFRADRSDGLQGVFLARGGQTPVPIITTGGEISALARFTILNDLGQIAFAATTADGEPALFFGDARGGSGTAGITPLLGGHRSSRDNSGRSGDGGDCDGGGFESFRGILINKQGPVVFYGTPHGGQLGIYTGPDPRRDRLLGLGDPLLGGTVSDFALNPVSVNEAGQITVRVALEDGRQFILRGDPER from the coding sequence ATGCCCTTCCCCTCCCGCACGCTCCGCCTGACCGTCCTCGCCCAGAACAACGCCGGCATCAAGGACTTCCGGCCCTACGTGCCTTCCATCAATGATGCCGGCGTGGTGGCGTTCCAGGCCACCCTGGAGGATGGCCACACCGCCGTGCTGACCCATGACGGCAGCGGCGTCACCACCGTGGCCACCACGGTGAGCGCCAACAGCCCGGTCCAGTGCTTTTCCAGCCACCCGGACATCAACAGCGCCGGCCAGATCTGCATCTACGCCCACATGACCCGCGGGCACGATGCCGTGGTGATGCTGGAGCCGGACGGCCGCCTGCTGCATACACCGGTGGACGGCCCGCTCACCGGCATCGGGCCGCTGGGGCCCACCATGAATGAATCCGGCGGAGTGGCGTTTCGATTCACTTCTGCGCAGGGCCTGGCCAGCATCGGCGTCTGGCAGGACGGACACTGGCGCAGCACTGCTCAGATCGGCACCCAGGCCGTCCCCCTGACCAGCACCCCGACTGCCAACACCAGCGACGCGGCCACTCGCCCCTCTCAGCCCATCGATGGCGATGCCGGGCCTGACGCTTCCAATGCCGGCGCCAGCAACGTGCGCTTCTCCGCCTTCGACGGCCTTCCCGTGGTGAATGCTGCGGGCGATGTCGCTTTCCGCGCCGACCGGTCCGACGGGCTTCAGGGCGTCTTCCTCGCGCGGGGGGGCCAAACGCCGGTCCCGATCATCACCACCGGCGGTGAGATCAGCGCACTGGCCCGCTTCACGATCCTCAATGACCTTGGCCAGATCGCCTTTGCCGCCACCACGGCGGACGGAGAGCCAGCACTGTTTTTCGGCGATGCCCGCGGGGGATCGGGCACAGCCGGCATCACGCCCCTGCTGGGCGGCCACCGGAGCAGCCGTGACAACAGCGGTCGCAGCGGTGATGGCGGTGACTGCGATGGCGGTGGCTTCGAAAGCTTTCGCGGCATCCTGATCAACAAGCAGGGGCCGGTGGTGTTCTACGGCACACCGCACGGCGGCCAACTGGGCATCTACACCGGGCCCGATCCACGGCGGGACCGTCTGCTGGGGCTGGGCGACCCGCTTCTGGGCGGCACCGTCAGTGACTTCGCACTGAACCCCGTCTCGGTGAACGAGGCCGGCCAGATCACCGTGCGTGTGGCGCTGGAAGATGGACGCCAGTTCATCCTCCGGGGTGACCCAGAGCGCTGA
- a CDS encoding GGDEF domain-containing protein, producing MSLLPLPLTQCEAPNLDDARSLLLIHLPRFADRDALARALGTVDSSELVPRVLAAWFLRQYDSQHTARIAEQLLGDPSIAQGDTPLLRHARARLQLALADAYNLRGEHESALSLADEARDGFQTLRHLAGQSDADWVAANIVHDLGDSRLRNQFMRSAATLAQEAEDAERMQTAEMALACFAAFEDAIAAAVAWGSSVRAHEDTPVPALRALAQFFLFITEWAKGACDAALAHALLSIQASEECGQMRRALLDNANVASLLMELGDLDAAAARLRYRLDIARHCAWPHPLGCTLSVFSEVLVRQNRADEARVYAQQAVSVLSRVPRTTHFLNAQLALADAQLECGDVDAAERGFVLVNLHGRHVELVEDRAYALFGLARVAHARGDLPQARSLLDKALHQPHLDPDQALRTLICLSRVAQAQVEAGVPDVAEDEPITLLQRALRISNDQLEGAQRHELLLELADRLQSRGRESESIVALRGALEALAADKRRATERQGMAMEARHRSETVLAEAQHNRELARKEAARARELQATNRELSRAVAALEAAQRELIERHHELQKANERIQELSLTDPLTGLRNRRFLTQVIDKAVAETLRAHARPAAVAEHESSPADAPGPGRDLLFFLLDVDHFKQINDGYGHAVGDAVLVEVAARLREATRGEDLLVRWGGEEFLIVARHARREEAPIIAERLLGSLREAPIRLPGGALLSCTASLGVASFPNEPGPDTGGADGSWERALERADAALYDAKRLGRNRWAE from the coding sequence ATGAGCCTGCTGCCCTTGCCACTGACCCAGTGCGAAGCCCCGAATCTCGATGATGCCCGGTCGCTGCTGCTGATCCACCTCCCACGCTTTGCTGACCGCGACGCCCTGGCCCGTGCGCTGGGGACGGTCGACAGCAGCGAGCTTGTTCCCCGCGTGCTGGCCGCCTGGTTCCTGCGCCAGTACGACAGCCAGCACACCGCCCGAATTGCTGAACAGCTGCTCGGCGACCCGTCCATCGCCCAAGGCGACACGCCCTTGCTCCGCCATGCGCGTGCCCGGCTGCAACTGGCACTGGCCGATGCCTACAACCTGCGTGGCGAGCATGAATCCGCGCTCAGCCTGGCCGATGAAGCACGGGACGGCTTCCAGACGCTCCGCCACCTGGCCGGGCAGTCGGATGCGGACTGGGTGGCCGCCAACATCGTGCACGACCTGGGCGACTCCCGCCTGCGCAACCAGTTCATGCGCAGTGCCGCCACCCTGGCTCAGGAGGCGGAGGATGCGGAACGGATGCAGACCGCCGAAATGGCGCTGGCCTGCTTTGCCGCCTTTGAAGATGCGATCGCGGCGGCAGTGGCCTGGGGCTCTTCGGTGCGGGCCCATGAGGACACCCCCGTCCCGGCACTGCGAGCACTGGCCCAGTTCTTTCTCTTCATCACCGAATGGGCCAAGGGCGCTTGTGATGCCGCGCTGGCCCATGCGTTGCTGTCCATCCAGGCCTCCGAAGAATGCGGACAGATGCGGCGAGCGCTACTGGACAACGCCAACGTCGCCTCGCTCTTGATGGAACTGGGGGACCTGGACGCCGCTGCGGCGCGCCTGCGCTATCGACTGGACATTGCCCGTCACTGCGCCTGGCCGCATCCGCTGGGCTGCACGCTGTCAGTGTTCTCCGAGGTGCTGGTGCGCCAGAACCGCGCCGACGAAGCCCGCGTGTACGCGCAGCAAGCCGTGTCGGTGCTGTCCCGCGTGCCCCGCACCACCCATTTCCTGAATGCGCAACTGGCGCTCGCCGATGCCCAGCTGGAATGCGGGGATGTGGACGCGGCCGAGCGGGGCTTTGTGCTGGTCAACCTGCATGGCCGCCATGTGGAGCTGGTGGAGGACCGCGCCTACGCGTTGTTCGGCCTTGCTCGCGTCGCCCATGCGCGCGGTGATCTGCCACAGGCCCGCTCCTTGCTGGACAAGGCGCTGCATCAGCCCCATCTGGATCCGGACCAGGCCCTGCGTACGCTCATCTGCCTGTCCCGGGTGGCACAGGCCCAGGTGGAGGCGGGGGTGCCGGATGTGGCGGAGGACGAACCGATCACCCTGCTGCAACGGGCCCTGCGCATTTCCAACGATCAACTGGAAGGCGCACAGCGCCATGAACTGTTGCTGGAGCTGGCGGACCGGCTGCAGTCGCGGGGTCGGGAGTCGGAGTCCATCGTGGCCCTGCGCGGCGCGCTGGAGGCGCTGGCTGCGGACAAACGGCGCGCCACCGAGCGGCAGGGCATGGCCATGGAGGCCCGCCATCGCAGCGAGACCGTGCTGGCAGAAGCCCAGCACAACCGTGAACTGGCCCGCAAGGAGGCCGCTCGCGCGCGGGAGCTGCAGGCCACCAACCGGGAACTGAGCCGCGCCGTGGCGGCCCTGGAAGCCGCACAGCGCGAACTGATCGAGCGCCATCACGAGCTGCAGAAGGCCAATGAACGCATTCAGGAACTGAGCCTGACCGATCCGCTGACGGGGCTGCGAAATCGCCGCTTCCTCACCCAGGTGATCGACAAGGCCGTGGCGGAGACCCTGCGGGCCCATGCACGCCCGGCCGCTGTGGCGGAGCACGAGTCCAGCCCGGCCGATGCGCCCGGCCCTGGACGCGATCTCTTGTTCTTCCTGCTGGACGTGGACCACTTCAAGCAGATCAACGACGGTTATGGGCATGCGGTGGGTGACGCCGTGCTGGTGGAAGTGGCGGCGCGCCTGCGCGAGGCCACCCGGGGCGAGGATCTGCTGGTGCGCTGGGGCGGGGAGGAATTCCTGATCGTGGCCCGGCATGCCCGTCGGGAAGAGGCCCCCATCATTGCCGAGCGGCTGCTCGGCAGCCTGCGGGAAGCGCCGATCCGTCTGCCCGGCGGTGCGCTGCTGAGTTGCACGGCCTCCCTGGGCGTGGCGAGTTTCCCGAATGAGCCCGGCCCGGACACAGGCGGGGCCGACGGCAGTTGGGAGCGCGCACTGGAGCGCGCCGACGCGGCCCTGTATGACGCCAAGCGGTTGGGCAGGAACCGCTGGGCGGAATAA
- the yddG gene encoding aromatic amino acid DMT transporter YddG yields the protein MPSKKTATFIGLIAVLLWSASVGLIRSVSESFGATGGAALIYTVASVILLFTLGPTRISQLPRAYLWVGGTLFVAYELCLSLSLGLASSGRQAIEVGMVNYLWPTFTMTAAILFNGQRSNAWIVPGFLLGVLGVCRVLGGDQGLDVHQMVANVQGHPLTYGLALVGALLWAAYCTVTPRIAKGQNGVTLFFMLSAAALWIKFLWGEQPTMAVNLRSVGFLVLASSAMAFGYSAWNVGLLRGHVTVLAGASYFIPVMSAALAAALLNAPLPWTFWQGAGMVCAGSLLCWVATRCGSTPASDPPALHPASPPAPALRHNDSGE from the coding sequence ATGCCCAGCAAAAAGACCGCCACCTTCATCGGCCTGATCGCCGTCCTGCTGTGGAGCGCCTCGGTGGGGCTGATCCGAAGCGTCAGTGAAAGCTTCGGGGCCACTGGCGGTGCGGCGCTGATCTACACCGTGGCATCGGTCATCCTGCTGTTCACGTTGGGGCCAACCCGCATCTCCCAGTTGCCGCGGGCCTACCTGTGGGTGGGCGGGACGCTGTTTGTGGCCTATGAGCTGTGCCTCTCGCTGTCGCTGGGCCTGGCCAGTTCGGGGCGCCAGGCCATCGAGGTGGGCATGGTGAACTACCTCTGGCCCACCTTCACCATGACCGCTGCCATCCTGTTCAATGGCCAACGGTCCAATGCCTGGATCGTGCCTGGCTTTTTGCTCGGTGTGCTGGGCGTGTGCCGGGTGCTCGGCGGTGATCAAGGGTTGGATGTGCACCAGATGGTGGCCAACGTCCAGGGCCATCCGCTCACCTACGGCCTGGCCTTGGTCGGGGCGCTGCTGTGGGCGGCCTACTGCACTGTCACGCCCCGGATTGCCAAGGGTCAGAACGGCGTGACGCTGTTCTTCATGCTGTCGGCCGCAGCCCTGTGGATCAAGTTCTTGTGGGGCGAACAGCCCACCATGGCGGTGAACCTGCGCTCGGTCGGGTTCCTGGTGCTGGCATCGTCGGCCATGGCGTTTGGTTATTCGGCCTGGAATGTGGGCCTTCTGCGCGGTCATGTGACGGTGCTGGCCGGCGCTTCGTATTTCATTCCGGTGATGTCGGCCGCCCTGGCGGCGGCCCTGCTCAACGCGCCGCTGCCCTGGACGTTCTGGCAGGGCGCCGGCATGGTCTGCGCCGGTTCCCTGCTGTGCTGGGTGGCGACGCGCTGTGGTTCTACTCCAGCTTCTGATCCTCCTGCTTTGCATCCTGCATCGCCTCCGGCTCCAGCTCTTCGGCATAACGATTCAGGCGAATGA